A portion of the Krasilnikovia cinnamomea genome contains these proteins:
- a CDS encoding SCO7613 C-terminal domain-containing membrane protein has product MAQGQQPDSYDEELARIDASIAELKIRDMAAAKERTQLAAKLQAAQFQRDILAHANTQKAKKAARRQRLRRRPATDDGPAPTESPDASPAPAGSPAAGSSPAGSPTAGSPTAGSSTAATPTTGSPTAGSSTAATPTTGSRTPGSPPTGASGPGASVGQPPRPGSRPAGPPPGSGRRPPPAGRAPARGETGGAYPGEGRRPRPAGEGRTALLDSPPPSEHPGPPRAPHQEHPHEHPPETSTQSVQNILLGLGALLLGVAAVVFAGVAVSNPIARSLVLGIATAAALFVAPRIAQRGLTSTGETVAAVGLVLLPMSVYALYGSALVGGHAIPVTLYLGITFAITAVAAFVYAGSTRLSAPRYGTVVALQPVAPLLAYPAIESPAGWGVALTAVAVIDLLLLTTVIRTGPLLPHWPLVSRLIPAGRRSRAEAAAARAAGATDFTDRDASPGRAGAGSAGASGAPAAGSASAGPGSPAEAGPGAAPGATAPDPAEPASDAPPRPESRPEEPDLIIGALASPSRLHWAPTWLFPEAGPVPPGQTAAPASGGWLRELTYALLWAAVTGALIYSGAALIGADAITDAVRSGIVLVLAATVAHAAARLLDNVTARNVTGGVLTLAVIAACARIADVASPPWMFAVAAAAIAITGIAVHRVPEEVRRGPQLASAGALTMVGLFVALDALRAALAPVQAARPVWHADTAAYAEVIARAAPAGWLLALSALLVTVAAAVALPADVRHEGAVAGIAVTALAVPASLGLPWAQAPWPLVLGAIGLGAAGLAARTRRIAIAHIAGAGVVGLFGAAAALSASWLTAAVLTALAGAGMMIAIGARQVPVSRYAWLVGDWAAAAAALALPGAVVTAMLAMHDRGNGPPATEAVTVPALAVGFLAVAGTLTYAAVFQVARREISLPLTIGTGLGAVALALAAILAPGATPPDVWVGALLLTAAGLLFFARSIDSGRRADRMLDGPDIAAAAATVAVCGALARVTALAFPHAPLVVAGLVVLAVALGVRALPEDWRRGPVRGLGLAGAVVGGIAAWQALSAGLRVIAAPGPLWASDLSQHAPTTGAWQAPIALVLVAMAAAAALPRPASYDIAAAAAAIATIGAPACFGLPWWAPLLVGGAVALAYGIGAVAAADPRAALARAGVAAAVAVHFVAVGLVRPWSTAVALAFVVLIGLVVATLCRTDVPLTGAEADPDGPASGYAADGEYAPGPAGRSAPAGPGWAASAGPARVDAPDWPRAEVADEEFALARDDTGMPRHRAQIGGAATASVLLAAPGLLAAIAAAQGRSTPVILTAALAASSLCLAVLALVARWIPQYLPWATAGLVGGATITAFVSLPTGYPTALYAATAALIGVIAELLRGATPAPGITVAPTNFWSERGYPRPRWTAIRPSGLRGRWLVDPATGAVMVALVPTVLALISLAPALKGALVDPLKQLNAIWQGPVTALTDPTQGNVDATGVLAAVLLTVAAALAATGFGGRPAEVVPVVLPGLAITLLIAPIGLNAAWPASTMAALVVFTIAMLGLALTPPPLSARSTLLGTTRTIVFVIGLLAGGAGLAGSLAAQRLTLFTLGSAVGVGLVGAIAGRTTHARILGWLFAAVMAQFFVLTVALVAGLTPAWAAFGVLTVGAALLILEATLPRLGRPEAAREAATVEWSGYASALLAGALALNSPRHLAALLAAWGAVLGLAASRPGRTAGNRRTLFWLAVGFEVVGWWLFMTLADVALPEAYTLPFAALALLVGVLEVRIRPELSSWAAYGPSLLAAFVPTTGIVLATDAGDLRELVLLLGGVVTLIIGSRLRQQAPVVVGAVVTAIAALHFAVTLVGPWLVLVPLGVGLLFLGATNENRRRTQERLRGALVRLR; this is encoded by the coding sequence GTGGCGCAGGGGCAGCAGCCGGACAGCTATGACGAGGAGCTGGCCCGCATCGACGCCTCGATCGCGGAGCTGAAGATCCGCGATATGGCGGCCGCGAAGGAACGCACCCAGCTCGCGGCGAAGCTGCAGGCGGCGCAGTTCCAGCGGGACATCCTGGCCCACGCCAACACACAGAAGGCGAAGAAGGCCGCCCGCAGGCAACGGCTCCGGCGCCGGCCGGCGACCGACGACGGGCCTGCCCCCACCGAGTCTCCGGACGCCAGCCCCGCCCCTGCCGGGTCTCCGGCCGCTGGGTCCTCCCCGGCTGGATCCCCCACCGCCGGATCCCCCACCGCCGGATCTTCCACCGCCGCGACTCCCACTACCGGATCTCCCACCGCCGGATCTTCCACCGCCGCGACTCCCACTACCGGATCTCGTACCCCCGGGTCTCCGCCCACCGGGGCTTCCGGGCCGGGCGCCAGCGTGGGTCAGCCACCGCGCCCGGGATCCCGTCCCGCTGGTCCGCCGCCGGGATCCGGCCGCCGGCCCCCACCGGCCGGCCGGGCACCCGCCCGGGGCGAGACGGGCGGCGCGTACCCCGGGGAGGGCCGCAGGCCCCGGCCCGCCGGTGAAGGGCGCACCGCGCTGCTCGACAGCCCCCCGCCCAGCGAGCACCCGGGGCCACCGCGCGCCCCGCATCAGGAGCACCCGCACGAGCACCCCCCGGAGACCTCGACCCAGTCCGTACAGAACATCCTGCTCGGCCTCGGAGCACTGCTGCTCGGCGTGGCCGCGGTCGTCTTCGCGGGCGTGGCCGTCAGCAACCCGATCGCCCGGAGCCTGGTCCTCGGGATCGCCACCGCCGCCGCGCTGTTCGTCGCGCCGCGCATCGCCCAGCGCGGTCTGACCTCGACCGGCGAGACCGTCGCGGCCGTCGGGCTCGTGCTGCTGCCGATGTCGGTGTACGCGCTGTACGGCAGCGCACTGGTCGGCGGCCACGCCATCCCGGTCACCCTCTACCTCGGCATCACCTTCGCGATCACCGCCGTGGCCGCGTTCGTCTACGCGGGCAGCACCCGGCTGAGCGCCCCCCGGTACGGCACGGTCGTCGCGCTCCAGCCGGTGGCGCCGCTGCTGGCGTACCCGGCGATCGAGAGCCCGGCCGGCTGGGGGGTGGCCCTGACCGCGGTCGCCGTCATCGACCTGCTGCTGCTCACCACGGTCATCCGTACGGGGCCGCTGCTGCCGCACTGGCCACTGGTGAGCCGGCTGATCCCGGCCGGCCGCCGGTCGCGGGCGGAGGCGGCCGCCGCCCGGGCCGCCGGGGCCACCGACTTCACCGACCGCGACGCCTCCCCCGGCCGCGCGGGCGCGGGCTCAGCCGGCGCCTCAGGGGCACCCGCTGCGGGCTCGGCCAGCGCCGGGCCGGGGAGTCCGGCTGAGGCGGGCCCCGGCGCGGCTCCGGGAGCAACGGCACCGGATCCAGCCGAGCCGGCCTCGGACGCGCCGCCGCGGCCGGAATCCCGGCCGGAGGAGCCGGATCTGATCATCGGGGCCCTCGCCAGCCCCAGCCGCCTGCACTGGGCGCCGACGTGGCTGTTCCCGGAAGCCGGCCCGGTCCCGCCGGGGCAGACCGCCGCCCCCGCGTCGGGCGGGTGGCTGCGCGAGCTCACCTACGCCCTGCTCTGGGCCGCGGTCACCGGCGCCCTGATCTACTCGGGCGCCGCCCTGATCGGCGCGGACGCGATCACGGACGCCGTACGCTCCGGCATCGTCCTGGTTCTGGCCGCCACCGTGGCCCACGCCGCGGCCCGGCTGCTCGACAACGTCACCGCGCGCAACGTCACGGGCGGGGTGCTCACCCTCGCGGTCATCGCGGCCTGCGCGCGCATCGCGGACGTCGCCTCGCCACCGTGGATGTTCGCCGTGGCGGCCGCGGCCATCGCGATCACGGGCATCGCGGTCCACCGGGTCCCGGAGGAGGTCCGGCGCGGACCGCAACTGGCCTCCGCGGGCGCGTTGACGATGGTCGGGCTGTTCGTGGCACTCGACGCGCTGCGGGCCGCGCTGGCCCCGGTGCAGGCGGCCCGGCCGGTGTGGCATGCGGACACGGCCGCCTACGCCGAGGTGATCGCCCGCGCCGCCCCGGCCGGGTGGCTGCTGGCGCTCAGCGCACTGCTGGTCACGGTCGCGGCCGCGGTGGCGTTGCCCGCCGACGTACGGCACGAGGGTGCCGTGGCGGGCATCGCGGTCACCGCGCTGGCCGTACCGGCGTCGCTCGGGCTGCCGTGGGCGCAGGCGCCGTGGCCGCTGGTTCTCGGTGCGATCGGGCTCGGGGCGGCGGGTCTGGCGGCGCGTACCCGACGCATTGCGATCGCGCACATCGCCGGCGCCGGCGTGGTGGGGTTGTTCGGCGCGGCCGCCGCGCTCAGCGCCTCCTGGCTGACCGCGGCGGTGCTGACCGCGCTCGCCGGAGCGGGCATGATGATCGCGATCGGGGCCCGCCAGGTGCCCGTCTCGCGGTACGCGTGGCTGGTCGGCGACTGGGCGGCAGCGGCGGCGGCGCTGGCGCTGCCCGGCGCGGTGGTGACGGCCATGCTGGCGATGCACGACCGGGGCAACGGGCCACCGGCGACGGAGGCCGTGACCGTACCGGCGCTGGCGGTCGGTTTCCTCGCGGTCGCCGGGACCCTCACGTACGCGGCGGTGTTCCAGGTGGCGCGGCGCGAGATCAGCCTGCCCCTGACGATCGGCACCGGGCTGGGCGCGGTCGCGCTGGCCCTCGCCGCGATCCTGGCCCCGGGCGCCACCCCACCCGACGTGTGGGTCGGCGCCCTGCTGCTGACCGCCGCGGGCCTGCTCTTCTTCGCCAGATCGATCGACTCCGGGCGGCGCGCCGACCGGATGCTCGACGGTCCGGACATCGCCGCTGCCGCGGCCACCGTCGCCGTCTGCGGCGCGCTGGCCCGGGTGACCGCCCTGGCGTTCCCGCACGCCCCGCTGGTCGTCGCGGGCCTGGTCGTGCTGGCCGTGGCCCTGGGCGTGCGGGCGCTGCCGGAGGACTGGCGGCGCGGTCCGGTCCGTGGCCTCGGGCTGGCCGGGGCCGTGGTCGGCGGGATCGCCGCCTGGCAGGCGCTCAGCGCCGGGCTGCGGGTCATCGCCGCGCCGGGGCCCCTGTGGGCGTCCGATCTGAGCCAGCATGCACCCACCACCGGAGCGTGGCAGGCGCCGATCGCCCTGGTCCTGGTGGCGATGGCCGCGGCGGCCGCCCTGCCCCGCCCGGCGTCGTACGACATCGCGGCCGCGGCGGCGGCGATCGCCACGATCGGGGCGCCGGCCTGCTTCGGCCTGCCGTGGTGGGCGCCGCTGCTGGTCGGCGGGGCGGTGGCGCTGGCGTACGGGATCGGCGCCGTGGCCGCCGCCGATCCCCGGGCGGCCCTGGCCCGGGCCGGGGTGGCCGCCGCTGTCGCGGTGCACTTCGTCGCGGTGGGACTGGTCCGGCCCTGGTCCACCGCGGTCGCCCTGGCCTTCGTCGTCCTCATCGGTCTCGTGGTCGCCACGCTGTGCCGCACGGACGTGCCGCTCACCGGGGCGGAAGCCGACCCGGACGGTCCGGCTTCCGGCTACGCGGCGGACGGCGAGTACGCGCCAGGTCCCGCCGGAAGATCGGCGCCGGCCGGCCCCGGGTGGGCGGCGTCCGCCGGACCGGCCCGGGTGGACGCGCCGGACTGGCCGCGCGCCGAGGTGGCCGACGAGGAGTTCGCCCTCGCCCGCGACGACACCGGCATGCCCCGGCACCGGGCCCAGATCGGCGGGGCCGCCACGGCCTCGGTGCTGCTGGCCGCGCCGGGCCTGCTGGCCGCGATCGCCGCCGCTCAAGGCCGCTCGACACCGGTCATCCTGACCGCCGCGCTGGCCGCGTCCAGTCTCTGCCTCGCGGTGCTGGCGCTGGTCGCCCGGTGGATCCCGCAGTATCTGCCGTGGGCCACGGCCGGCCTGGTCGGCGGCGCCACGATCACGGCGTTCGTGTCGCTGCCCACGGGGTACCCGACCGCCCTGTACGCCGCGACCGCCGCCCTCATCGGCGTCATCGCGGAACTGCTGCGGGGGGCCACCCCGGCGCCCGGCATCACGGTCGCCCCCACGAACTTCTGGTCGGAGCGCGGCTACCCGCGCCCCCGCTGGACCGCGATCCGGCCCAGCGGGCTGCGCGGACGGTGGCTCGTCGACCCCGCCACCGGCGCGGTGATGGTCGCCCTGGTCCCCACCGTGCTGGCCCTGATCTCGCTGGCCCCGGCGCTGAAAGGCGCGCTGGTCGACCCGCTGAAGCAGCTGAACGCGATCTGGCAGGGGCCGGTCACCGCCCTGACCGACCCGACCCAGGGCAACGTGGACGCCACCGGTGTGCTCGCCGCGGTGCTGCTCACGGTCGCGGCCGCGCTGGCGGCCACCGGGTTCGGCGGGCGCCCCGCCGAGGTCGTCCCGGTCGTGCTGCCCGGGCTGGCGATCACGTTGCTCATCGCGCCGATCGGCCTGAACGCGGCCTGGCCCGCGTCCACGATGGCCGCTCTCGTGGTGTTCACGATCGCCATGCTGGGGCTCGCGCTGACCCCGCCGCCACTGTCGGCCCGGTCGACGCTGCTGGGCACCACGCGCACGATCGTCTTCGTCATCGGCCTGCTGGCGGGCGGCGCCGGTCTGGCCGGCAGCCTCGCCGCCCAACGGCTGACCCTGTTCACGCTGGGCAGCGCCGTGGGTGTCGGGCTGGTCGGGGCGATCGCCGGACGCACGACGCACGCCCGCATCCTGGGCTGGCTGTTCGCCGCGGTGATGGCCCAGTTCTTCGTGCTCACCGTCGCGCTCGTGGCCGGTCTCACCCCGGCCTGGGCGGCGTTCGGGGTGCTCACCGTGGGCGCGGCGCTGCTGATCCTGGAGGCCACCCTGCCCCGGCTCGGGCGCCCCGAGGCCGCCCGCGAGGCCGCCACGGTCGAGTGGAGCGGATACGCGTCGGCGCTGCTGGCCGGAGCGCTGGCCCTCAACTCGCCCCGCCACCTCGCCGCGCTGCTGGCGGCGTGGGGTGCGGTGCTGGGCCTGGCCGCGTCCCGGCCCGGGCGCACCGCGGGCAACCGGCGGACGCTGTTCTGGCTCGCGGTCGGCTTCGAGGTCGTCGGCTGGTGGCTGTTCATGACGCTGGCGGACGTAGCGCTGCCCGAGGCGTACACGCTGCCGTTCGCGGCGCTGGCACTGCTGGTCGGGGTGCTCGAGGTGCGGATCCGGCCGGAGCTGAGCAGCTGGGCGGCGTACGGGCCGTCGCTGCTGGCCGCGTTCGTGCCGACCACGGGCATCGTGCTGGCCACGGACGCGGGCGACCTGCGGGAGCTGGTGCTGCTGCTCGGCGGGGTGGTCACGCTGATCATCGGGTCCCGGCTGCGGCAGCAGGCCCCGGTGGTGGTCGGCGCGGTCGTCACGGCGATCGCGGCGCTGCACTTCGCGGTGACGCTGGTCGGCCCGTGGCTGGTGCTGGTGCCGCTCGGGGTCGGGCTGCTGTTCCTCGGCGCCACGAACGAGAACCGCCGCCGCACCCAGGAACGCCTACGCGGCGCCCTGGTCCGCCTCCGCTGA
- a CDS encoding UDP-glucose dehydrogenase family protein translates to MTIPYPTKQTATAFSEVSPPSGASRPRLSFLGTGYLGATYAICFAELGYEVLGFDVDEAKIAKLAGGQVPFHEPGLDELLRANLAAGRLRFTTSYQEVADFADVHFICVGTPQRGDGMGADLTYVETSVTNLARHLTRRALIVGKSTVPVGTAEWVEQLVAKHTDPQLQIEVAWSPEFLQEGFAVEDVLRPNRIVVGVKTDWANGMLYAAHKGVFDLAATEDREVPLVVTDFATAELVKVAANAFLATKISFINAMAEVCEVAGGDVTQLAKAIGYDPRIGNRFLQAGVGFGGGCLPKDIRAFQARAQELGAGEALRFLHEVDLVNLRRRGRVMQLAAELLGRRSGPAGPDLSGTRIAVLGAAFKPNSDDVRDSPSLAIAATLAKAGADVRVYDPQGMENARAAQPGLSYVATMAEAVTDAELVCVLTEWAEFRNADPQAMGELVAQRLVIDGRNCLDAALWARAGWQYRGMGRPHPQA, encoded by the coding sequence GTGACCATCCCCTACCCGACCAAGCAGACAGCGACGGCGTTTTCCGAGGTGAGCCCGCCGTCGGGCGCGTCACGGCCCCGGCTGAGCTTCCTCGGTACGGGCTACCTGGGCGCGACGTACGCGATCTGCTTCGCCGAGCTGGGCTACGAGGTCCTCGGGTTCGACGTCGACGAGGCCAAGATAGCCAAGCTGGCGGGCGGGCAGGTGCCGTTCCACGAGCCCGGCCTCGACGAGCTGCTGCGGGCCAACCTGGCGGCCGGGCGGCTGCGGTTCACCACCTCGTACCAGGAGGTGGCGGACTTCGCGGACGTGCACTTCATCTGCGTGGGCACCCCGCAGCGGGGTGACGGCATGGGCGCCGACCTGACGTACGTGGAGACCTCCGTCACCAACCTGGCCCGCCATCTCACCCGCCGCGCGCTGATCGTGGGCAAGTCGACCGTGCCGGTCGGCACCGCGGAGTGGGTCGAGCAGCTGGTCGCCAAGCACACCGACCCGCAGCTCCAGATCGAGGTGGCCTGGTCGCCGGAGTTCCTGCAGGAAGGCTTCGCGGTCGAGGACGTGTTGCGCCCCAACCGCATCGTCGTGGGCGTCAAGACCGACTGGGCCAACGGCATGCTCTACGCCGCGCACAAGGGCGTCTTCGACCTGGCCGCCACGGAGGACCGCGAGGTGCCGCTGGTGGTCACGGACTTCGCCACGGCCGAGCTGGTCAAGGTCGCCGCGAACGCGTTCCTCGCTACCAAGATCAGCTTCATCAACGCGATGGCCGAGGTCTGCGAGGTCGCGGGCGGCGACGTCACCCAACTGGCCAAGGCCATCGGGTACGACCCGCGCATCGGCAACCGGTTCCTGCAGGCCGGGGTCGGCTTCGGGGGTGGCTGCCTGCCCAAGGACATCCGCGCGTTCCAGGCCCGGGCCCAGGAGCTGGGCGCGGGCGAGGCGCTGCGCTTCCTGCACGAGGTCGACCTGGTCAACCTGCGCCGCCGGGGCCGCGTCATGCAGCTCGCCGCCGAGCTGCTCGGCCGCCGGTCCGGCCCGGCCGGGCCGGACCTGTCCGGGACCAGGATCGCGGTGCTCGGCGCCGCGTTCAAACCCAACTCCGACGACGTACGCGACTCGCCGTCGCTGGCCATCGCCGCCACCCTCGCCAAGGCCGGTGCCGACGTCCGGGTGTACGACCCGCAGGGCATGGAGAACGCCCGCGCCGCCCAGCCCGGCCTGAGCTACGTCGCCACGATGGCCGAGGCCGTCACGGACGCCGAGCTGGTCTGCGTACTCACCGAATGGGCGGAATTCCGCAACGCCGACCCGCAGGCCATGGGTGAGCTCGTCGCCCAGCGCCTCGTGATCGACGGCCGGAACTGCCTGGACGCGGCGCTGTGGGCCCGCGCGGGCTGGCAGTACCGGGGCATGGGCCGCCCCCACCCGCAGGCGTAG
- a CDS encoding acyl-CoA dehydrogenase family protein — protein sequence MSAFDVYQLPEDHETIRAAVREICDARVAPNAAEADESGEFPKASYEALRSSDFHAPHIPVEYGGAGADALATAIVIEEVARACASSSLIPAVNKLGTMPLLISASEELKQKYLPAVAAGEAMFSYCLSEPEAGSDAAAMTTRAVRDGDYWVLNGVKRWITNAGVSEYYTVFATTDPSSRSRGISAFVVEKSDEGVSFGAPEKKLGIKGSPTREVYFDNVRIPLDRMIGAEGTGFATAMKTLDHTRVTIAAQAVGIAQGALDFAKGYVQERTQFGKPIADFQGVQFMLADMGMKLEAARQLTYVAAGKSERGDADLTYFGAAAKCFASDAAMEITTDAVQLLGGYGYTRDYPVERMMRDAKITQIYEGTNQVQRIVMARQLLKD from the coding sequence ATGAGCGCGTTCGACGTTTACCAGCTGCCGGAGGACCACGAGACCATCCGCGCGGCGGTACGCGAGATCTGCGACGCCCGGGTGGCCCCGAACGCGGCCGAAGCGGACGAGAGCGGCGAATTCCCCAAGGCCTCGTACGAGGCCCTGCGCTCGTCCGACTTCCACGCCCCGCACATCCCGGTCGAGTACGGCGGCGCCGGTGCGGACGCCCTGGCCACCGCGATCGTCATCGAGGAGGTCGCCCGCGCCTGCGCCTCGTCCTCGCTCATCCCGGCGGTCAACAAGCTGGGCACGATGCCCCTGCTGATCTCGGCGTCCGAGGAGCTGAAGCAGAAGTACCTGCCCGCCGTCGCCGCGGGCGAGGCCATGTTCTCGTACTGTCTGTCGGAGCCCGAGGCGGGCAGCGACGCCGCCGCCATGACCACCCGGGCGGTCCGCGACGGCGACTACTGGGTGCTCAACGGCGTCAAGCGGTGGATCACCAACGCGGGCGTCAGCGAGTACTACACCGTCTTCGCGACCACCGACCCGTCGTCGCGCTCGCGCGGCATCTCGGCGTTCGTGGTGGAGAAGTCGGACGAGGGGGTCAGCTTCGGCGCCCCGGAGAAGAAGCTCGGCATCAAGGGCTCGCCGACCCGCGAGGTGTACTTCGACAACGTACGCATCCCGCTGGACCGCATGATCGGCGCCGAGGGCACCGGCTTCGCGACCGCGATGAAGACCCTGGACCACACCCGGGTGACCATCGCCGCGCAGGCGGTCGGCATCGCGCAGGGCGCGCTGGACTTCGCCAAGGGGTACGTGCAGGAGCGCACGCAGTTCGGCAAGCCCATCGCCGACTTTCAGGGCGTGCAGTTCATGCTGGCCGACATGGGCATGAAGCTGGAGGCGGCCCGGCAGCTCACGTACGTGGCCGCGGGCAAGAGCGAGCGTGGCGACGCGGACCTGACCTACTTCGGTGCCGCCGCGAAGTGCTTCGCCTCCGACGCCGCCATGGAGATCACCACGGACGCGGTCCAGCTCCTCGGCGGGTACGGTTACACCCGCGACTACCCGGTCGAGCGGATGATGCGCGACGCCAAGATCACCCAGATCTACGAGGGCACCAACCAGGTGCAGCGCATCGTCATGGCCCGCCAGCTGCTCAAGGACTGA
- a CDS encoding two-component system sensor histidine kinase NtrB translates to MRYAEWQREHGSLTHGWWRVGVLSFAVLIIIMTSLVDLATPRELTAFGLVIVAGPVLAAASARPWAVAAVGAFAWVMAWATSSWQGLGGTAYQQVRLWVIAGMSVLSVIVAYGQRALERRANRSAEDESMLAAIVESSGDAIISIDREGIILSWNRSAERMYGYTAAEMIGQSVLKVLPPAAAARLPKIMSEILNGGGISQLRTQRLHKDGHLFDVSTSISPIFDRHGTAVGMAAIARDISAVKRAQDQREQILERSARAERLESLGQLAGGIAHDFNNLLAINLNYLEFALEQTTDPDTHHDLTRAKASAERARDLTRQLLVFARKQPTTAETIDLNTVITETRTLLDRTIGANIELITHLHPQPLPIRADRARLEQALLNLAINARDAMPDGGMIIIESGTTTIEDSPHPQAHLNITDTGTGMPPDIADHAFEPFFTTRTQEHGTGLGLATVYGIVTEAGGTITLTTKPGVGTTFHIELPFTGMELPATTETADADQLRLG, encoded by the coding sequence ATGCGGTACGCGGAATGGCAGCGGGAACACGGCTCGCTCACCCATGGCTGGTGGCGGGTCGGGGTGCTGTCGTTCGCCGTACTGATCATCATCATGACCAGCCTGGTGGACCTCGCCACGCCCCGCGAGCTGACCGCGTTCGGGCTGGTGATCGTGGCTGGTCCGGTGCTGGCGGCGGCCTCGGCCCGCCCGTGGGCGGTGGCCGCCGTCGGCGCGTTCGCCTGGGTGATGGCCTGGGCCACCTCCTCCTGGCAGGGCCTCGGCGGCACCGCCTACCAGCAGGTTCGCCTCTGGGTGATCGCCGGCATGAGCGTCCTGAGCGTCATCGTCGCCTACGGACAGCGTGCGTTGGAACGCCGCGCCAACCGCTCGGCCGAGGACGAGTCGATGCTGGCCGCGATCGTCGAGTCCTCCGGGGACGCGATCATCTCCATCGACCGGGAAGGCATCATCCTGTCCTGGAACCGCAGCGCCGAGCGGATGTACGGCTACACCGCAGCGGAGATGATCGGCCAGAGTGTGCTGAAGGTGCTGCCGCCGGCCGCGGCGGCCCGATTACCCAAGATCATGTCGGAGATCCTCAACGGTGGCGGAATCTCTCAGCTGCGTACCCAGCGGCTACACAAGGACGGCCATCTCTTCGACGTGTCGACCAGCATCTCGCCCATCTTCGACCGGCACGGCACCGCGGTCGGCATGGCCGCGATCGCCCGGGACATCAGCGCCGTCAAACGCGCCCAGGATCAGCGCGAACAGATCCTCGAACGCTCCGCCCGCGCCGAACGCCTCGAAAGCCTCGGCCAACTCGCCGGCGGCATCGCCCACGACTTCAACAACCTGCTCGCCATCAACCTCAACTACCTCGAATTCGCCCTCGAACAAACCACCGACCCCGACACCCACCACGACCTCACCCGCGCCAAAGCCAGCGCCGAACGCGCCCGCGACCTCACCCGCCAACTCCTCGTCTTCGCCCGCAAACAACCCACCACCGCCGAAACCATCGACCTCAACACCGTCATCACCGAAACCCGCACCCTGCTCGACCGCACCATCGGCGCCAACATCGAACTCATCACCCACCTCCACCCCCAACCCCTACCCATCCGCGCCGACCGCGCCCGCCTCGAACAAGCCCTACTCAACCTCGCCATCAACGCCCGCGACGCCATGCCCGACGGCGGAATGATCATCATCGAAAGCGGCACCACCACCATCGAGGACAGCCCTCACCCCCAGGCCCACCTCAACATCACCGACACCGGCACCGGCATGCCCCCCGACATCGCCGACCACGCCTTCGAGCCCTTCTTCACCACCAGGACGCAGGAACACGGCACCGGGCTGGGGCTGGCCACGGTCTACGGCATCGTCACCGAGGCCGGGGGCACCATCACCCTCACCACCAAACCCGGCGTCGGCACCACCTTCCACATCGAGCTGCCCTTCACCGGCATGGAGCTGCCGGCCACCACGGAGACGGCCGACGCCGATCAGTTACGGCTCGGCTGA
- a CDS encoding Uma2 family endonuclease, whose amino-acid sequence MSAEAFGRYFPAVVTLDDLAAMNAADRYGHRYELSPEGALSVTPPPDSEHAAIASRLMIWLAVAGWPAEQVLQAVGIKIPGPDGGGGRIPDLTLWARPQPPAVWLDLADLLLVVEVVSPGSASADRVVKRLEYAAAGIARYWVVERDPAQTVTMHSLGKDGTYDVAAKVPLAWLLQTAPADHQLGTHHGRPPGGRSAPHHSPRSEPSTGH is encoded by the coding sequence ATGAGCGCCGAGGCCTTCGGCAGGTATTTCCCTGCCGTCGTCACGCTCGACGACCTGGCCGCGATGAACGCGGCGGACCGCTACGGCCACCGGTACGAGCTGAGCCCTGAGGGCGCCCTGTCGGTGACGCCCCCGCCCGACTCCGAACACGCCGCGATCGCCAGCCGCCTCATGATCTGGCTGGCGGTTGCCGGCTGGCCCGCCGAGCAGGTGCTTCAGGCTGTTGGCATCAAGATTCCGGGGCCGGATGGTGGCGGCGGCCGGATTCCCGACCTCACGCTGTGGGCCCGGCCGCAGCCACCGGCTGTCTGGCTGGACCTCGCCGACCTCCTGCTGGTCGTGGAGGTCGTCTCGCCGGGATCCGCCTCGGCCGACCGGGTGGTCAAGCGGCTCGAGTACGCCGCTGCCGGTATCGCGCGCTACTGGGTGGTCGAGCGGGACCCGGCGCAGACCGTCACCATGCACTCCCTCGGCAAAGACGGAACGTACGACGTGGCGGCCAAGGTCCCGCTGGCCTGGTTGCTGCAGACCGCGCCTGCCGACCACCAGCTGGGTACACATCACGGCCGTCCCCCGGGCGGTCGCAGCGCGCCGCATCACAGCCCGCGTTCCGAACCGTCCACGGGCCACTGA
- a CDS encoding acyl-CoA thioesterase — translation MTDKLDPRPTAHSRVTLSRIMTALDVNLYGTVHGGVLVKFADDVAGAAAARHSGGTAVTASMDEIIFLEPVRVGDLVHASAQVNWTGATSMEVGVRLTAERWDTAGGDPLTVATAYLVFVGIDVAGNPRPVPAVRPDDPENERRFREALIRREHRLARRAAIQRARADHG, via the coding sequence ATGACCGACAAGCTGGACCCCCGGCCGACCGCGCACTCGCGCGTCACCCTCAGCCGGATCATGACCGCGCTCGACGTCAACCTGTACGGCACGGTGCACGGCGGCGTGCTGGTGAAGTTCGCCGACGACGTGGCGGGCGCGGCGGCGGCACGGCACAGCGGCGGCACGGCGGTGACCGCCTCGATGGACGAGATCATCTTCCTGGAGCCGGTACGGGTCGGTGACCTGGTGCACGCCTCCGCACAGGTGAACTGGACCGGCGCCACCTCCATGGAGGTCGGCGTACGGCTGACCGCGGAGCGCTGGGACACCGCCGGCGGCGATCCGCTGACCGTGGCGACGGCGTACCTGGTGTTCGTGGGGATCGACGTGGCGGGCAATCCGCGGCCGGTTCCCGCGGTGCGGCCGGACGACCCCGAGAACGAGCGCCGGTTCCGGGAGGCGCTGATCCGGCGCGAGCACCGGTTGGCCCGCCGGGCCGCCATCCAACGCGCACGGGCCGATCATGGGTGA